One window of Halorubrum sp. CBA1229 genomic DNA carries:
- a CDS encoding winged helix-turn-helix transcriptional regulator, translating into MTQNAIDDTDREILRLLEENARRSYNEIAEAVNLSAPSVSARIRRLEQDGVIRQFTVDTDRTQYENRVRIMVRFQSVLDSADSLRESVIQAPYVEHVFTTAEGEIIAVATPPRPTIGSWVQQNIPLSDVRRYDVQLLSSITHSTYSNGTESTLTSANCGSTVREDGLASRVGGSLQQFCCEECESAFRKQHEDSPG; encoded by the coding sequence AACGCACGTCGTTCGTACAATGAAATCGCTGAAGCAGTAAATCTCTCAGCCCCGTCTGTTTCGGCGCGTATCCGTCGATTGGAACAAGACGGCGTTATTCGTCAATTCACAGTCGACACCGATCGAACGCAGTACGAAAACCGGGTGCGTATCATGGTGCGTTTCCAATCTGTACTCGATAGTGCGGACTCACTTCGAGAGTCAGTTATCCAGGCCCCATACGTGGAACACGTATTCACAACTGCTGAAGGTGAGATTATCGCCGTGGCGACTCCACCACGCCCCACAATCGGAAGCTGGGTGCAACAAAATATTCCACTGAGTGATGTCCGGCGATACGATGTGCAATTGCTGTCGAGCATCACCCACTCCACGTATTCAAACGGAACGGAGTCTACACTTACATCCGCAAACTGTGGGAGCACGGTTCGCGAAGACGGATTAGCCTCGCGTGTTGGTGGTTCCCTCCAACAGTTTTGTTGCGAAGAATGTGAATCTGCATTTCGGAAACAGCATGAGGATTCCCCAGGATAA
- a CDS encoding SHOCT domain-containing protein, translating into MTQLTTHIGRTARRLTILAVPLLVAATGTAAAHGSGSYGGGMMGGGWGGMGGLGGFGMLGGGMFLWPLLLIGLVLLLMYGTNREEQTSKTDTALAELRERYARGELSDEEFENRRSSLTQ; encoded by the coding sequence ATGACGCAACTCACCACGCACATCGGACGCACTGCTCGTCGACTCACGATACTCGCTGTTCCGCTGTTGGTCGCGGCGACTGGAACGGCTGCTGCCCACGGTAGTGGAAGCTACGGCGGCGGTATGATGGGCGGCGGCTGGGGCGGAATGGGCGGACTCGGCGGCTTCGGGATGCTCGGAGGCGGAATGTTCCTCTGGCCGTTGCTCCTGATCGGACTCGTCCTGCTCCTCATGTACGGGACTAACCGCGAAGAACAGACCTCGAAGACGGATACTGCACTCGCTGAACTCCGCGAGCGCTACGCGCGGGGTGAACTCTCGGACGAGGAGTTCGAGAACCGACGATCCTCGCTCACCCAGTGA
- a CDS encoding DUF302 domain-containing protein, translating to MTYTITTTIDAQFDDVVTAVTTALQDEGFGILCDIDVKTTLKEKLDVDVDQYRILGACNPPLAHEGLAEEPELGALLPCNVIVYETDAGDVVVSAVDPQQLVGITENPDLDEIAVDVHERFERVIATVSDELGTVPEEE from the coding sequence ATGACGTATACCATCACCACAACGATCGATGCACAGTTCGACGATGTCGTAACCGCAGTCACGACCGCACTACAGGACGAAGGCTTCGGCATCCTCTGTGACATCGACGTCAAAACGACCCTGAAGGAAAAGCTCGATGTCGACGTAGACCAATACCGGATTCTCGGGGCGTGTAACCCTCCACTCGCCCACGAGGGGCTCGCCGAAGAGCCGGAATTGGGGGCCCTGCTCCCGTGTAACGTCATCGTCTACGAGACGGATGCCGGTGACGTCGTCGTGAGCGCCGTCGACCCCCAGCAACTGGTCGGCATCACGGAGAATCCAGACCTCGACGAGATCGCGGTCGACGTGCACGAACGATTCGAGCGCGTCATCGCAACGGTCTCAGACGAGTTGGGAACGGTGCCAGAGGAGGAGTGA
- a CDS encoding SHOCT domain-containing protein: MSSSNQLDTTTIVLLILGAFIVLPLLTMGMGFGGMMGYGGMMGYGGTTSGWWPFVGMLVPLIFLLILLGGGYLVVRRANESQTSRNPAMEELRTAYARGDLTDEEFESRREKLERSE; encoded by the coding sequence ATGTCTTCGTCGAATCAACTCGACACCACGACTATCGTGCTCCTGATCCTCGGGGCGTTCATCGTCCTCCCGTTGCTCACCATGGGGATGGGGTTCGGAGGGATGATGGGCTACGGAGGGATGATGGGCTACGGCGGGACCACCAGCGGGTGGTGGCCGTTCGTCGGGATGCTCGTCCCGCTCATCTTCCTCCTCATCCTCCTTGGCGGTGGCTACCTCGTCGTCCGACGTGCGAATGAAAGCCAGACGTCTCGAAACCCCGCGATGGAGGAACTCCGCACGGCGTACGCTCGCGGCGACCTCACCGACGAAGAGTTCGAATCCCGCCGCGAGAAACTCGAACGGTCGGAGTAA
- a CDS encoding thioredoxin family protein, whose amino-acid sequence MTEVILFTQETCGACTTQREKNDGLEDKYPDVQFREVDIRKDLETAEEYGVRKTPTTLVYANGEQTAEFIGIVDRNDLESAIERATQQPSGLVQRLVDAVRK is encoded by the coding sequence GTGACCGAAGTAATCCTCTTCACCCAAGAGACGTGCGGGGCATGCACAACACAGCGGGAGAAAAACGACGGCCTCGAGGACAAGTATCCGGACGTGCAGTTCCGGGAGGTCGACATCCGGAAAGATCTGGAAACGGCCGAAGAATACGGCGTCCGAAAGACGCCGACGACACTCGTCTACGCGAACGGAGAGCAGACCGCCGAGTTCATCGGCATCGTCGACCGGAACGACCTCGAGTCAGCCATCGAGCGCGCGACCCAGCAACCGTCTGGACTCGTCCAGCGCCTCGTCGATGCCGTGCGAAAATAA
- a CDS encoding plastocyanin/azurin family copper-binding protein — MGNNYFDPIGLHVEPGTTVRFELAAGAHSATAYENRIPSDASAFNSGTISSGSFEYTFEEPGTYDYYCIPHKSVGMVGRIVVGSPGGPAEESSIPDGEVPDSETIVQNGAVAIGSDVDGSGSTGGGMMGPGGGGMMGGSRGGWGGVPFVGGHSECSA, encoded by the coding sequence ATGGGCAACAACTACTTCGACCCGATCGGACTCCACGTCGAACCCGGCACGACCGTTCGCTTCGAGCTAGCGGCCGGAGCCCACTCGGCGACCGCCTACGAGAATCGGATTCCATCCGACGCCAGCGCATTCAACAGTGGAACCATCTCGTCGGGATCCTTCGAGTACACGTTCGAAGAGCCAGGCACGTACGACTACTACTGCATCCCGCACAAGTCGGTCGGGATGGTCGGCCGCATCGTCGTCGGCAGCCCCGGCGGCCCGGCCGAGGAGAGCTCAATCCCCGACGGCGAGGTCCCCGATAGCGAGACGATCGTCCAGAACGGCGCCGTGGCCATCGGCTCGGACGTCGACGGAAGCGGGAGCACCGGTGGCGGCATGATGGGGCCCGGCGGAGGGGGCATGATGGGTGGCTCGAGAGGCGGGTGGGGCGGCGTCCCGTTCGTCGGCGGGCACTCGGAATGCTCGGCTTAG
- a CDS encoding SHOCT domain-containing protein, with amino-acid sequence METLQRRYARGEIDEEEFQKRRERLEDR; translated from the coding sequence ATGGAAACCCTCCAACGCCGTTACGCACGAGGCGAGATCGACGAAGAAGAGTTCCAGAAGCGTCGTGAGCGGTTGGAAGACAGGTGA
- a CDS encoding ABC transporter permease gives MNRTATAFGIGLREHARNYVLVALLVVLPVSFITLAFAVTQDVQMPVRTLVDGETTTVMRGMPEVHGVIMTPITSSFIVGLAGLFLMREARDTDGRLAVVGYRARQVIAARFGVLAVITLVVVAVSVGVMLIDFQPEQLWWFVAAMLVLSVTYGLIGMLVGAVFNRLAGLWIMLILPMIDIGLFQDPLFVQSEPEWWMKLFPGYHPVRVMVDTGLTTDLDTAASLGWGAGYLLVVGLLAVWVYYRGTRTT, from the coding sequence GTGAACCGAACGGCCACGGCGTTCGGTATCGGGCTCCGGGAACACGCCCGCAACTACGTCCTCGTAGCGCTCCTGGTCGTCCTCCCAGTGTCGTTCATCACGCTCGCCTTCGCGGTCACCCAGGACGTCCAGATGCCGGTCCGGACGCTCGTCGACGGCGAGACGACGACCGTGATGCGGGGGATGCCCGAGGTCCACGGCGTGATCATGACACCGATCACGAGTTCGTTCATCGTCGGGTTGGCCGGTCTATTCCTAATGCGCGAGGCGAGAGACACGGACGGCCGCCTCGCTGTCGTCGGCTACCGAGCACGGCAGGTCATCGCCGCACGGTTCGGCGTCCTTGCAGTCATCACGCTTGTCGTGGTCGCTGTCTCCGTCGGGGTGATGCTCATCGACTTCCAGCCCGAACAGCTGTGGTGGTTCGTCGCCGCGATGCTCGTCCTTTCAGTTACCTACGGACTTATTGGGATGCTCGTCGGCGCCGTCTTCAACCGCCTGGCCGGCCTGTGGATTATGTTGATCCTCCCGATGATCGATATCGGACTGTTTCAGGACCCGCTGTTCGTCCAGTCTGAACCCGAGTGGTGGATGAAACTCTTCCCGGGCTACCATCCCGTCCGCGTGATGGTCGATACCGGACTCACGACGGACTTGGACACGGCTGCGTCGCTCGGCTGGGGGGCCGGCTATCTCCTCGTCGTCGGACTCCTCGCCGTGTGGGTGTACTACCGCGGAACTCGAACGACGTGA
- a CDS encoding ABC transporter permease: protein MNRFVVGVRANLQTFVRTPLNVVLALVLPLVVIEGWGQAMAGLPSMPTVEGIPLDLGRLLGAIFGVAIIAGLMGLVQMISAREADRRLVQTGYAPRTLLATRLATLAGVTIVVAGVNFGVLWLTIDVEAPLFVFAFLALAGVVYAFLGALVGAVLPRLFEGSLVVVFLAMMDAFLSGDSPLAADVPDFVRYFPLYHPKELLQSAAFDGTFAAGDLVFVGGYLLVLLVLVTAVFGATMRTAGGWSA from the coding sequence ATGAATAGGTTCGTCGTCGGCGTTCGGGCGAATCTCCAGACGTTTGTCCGGACACCTCTGAACGTCGTCCTTGCGCTGGTGCTCCCGCTCGTGGTCATCGAGGGGTGGGGCCAGGCGATGGCCGGACTGCCGTCAATGCCGACCGTCGAGGGGATTCCGCTCGACCTGGGACGCCTCCTCGGCGCGATCTTCGGCGTCGCCATCATCGCCGGGCTGATGGGACTGGTCCAGATGATCAGTGCCCGGGAGGCTGACCGACGGCTCGTTCAGACCGGGTACGCGCCACGAACGCTGCTCGCGACGCGGCTGGCGACTCTCGCGGGTGTCACGATCGTCGTCGCGGGGGTGAACTTCGGCGTCCTCTGGCTGACGATCGACGTCGAAGCACCCCTGTTTGTGTTCGCGTTCCTCGCGCTCGCGGGCGTCGTCTATGCTTTCCTCGGTGCGCTCGTCGGCGCAGTGCTTCCGCGACTGTTCGAGGGGTCGCTCGTCGTCGTCTTCCTCGCGATGATGGACGCGTTCCTCAGTGGCGACAGCCCGCTCGCCGCGGACGTCCCCGACTTCGTCCGGTACTTCCCGTTGTATCATCCGAAGGAACTCCTCCAGTCGGCCGCCTTCGACGGTACGTTCGCTGCGGGTGACCTCGTCTTCGTCGGCGGGTACCTTCTCGTGTTGCTCGTCCTCGTGACTGCCGTATTCGGTGCGACGATGCGCACGGCCGGGGGGTGGTCAGCGTGA
- a CDS encoding ABC transporter ATP-binding protein, with protein MEMTTAPTETVDGSKTLVRGNVLEKTYGSRLPLGRSTPVLTGADIEVRAGEIVGIVGENGSGKSTLMEILVGVLDHDAGTVERYGTVGWCPQEPLLYDRLTVSETFRLFGAGYGMSREEIDAAKQRLADELDFEQYLDYRVDQLSGGNRQKVNLSIALMHDPDVLMLDEPYTGFDWETYLRFWDMAQDLADDGTAVVMISHLIEERSRLDRVFEVRNGLVHDVTDEETESELRSDPEGEHE; from the coding sequence ATGGAAATGACCACGGCGCCCACGGAGACGGTCGATGGTAGCAAGACGCTCGTTCGAGGCAACGTTCTCGAGAAAACCTACGGGTCACGACTTCCGTTGGGACGGTCGACGCCCGTTCTCACCGGTGCGGATATCGAGGTCCGTGCCGGCGAGATCGTCGGCATCGTCGGCGAGAATGGGTCGGGCAAGTCCACGCTGATGGAGATTCTCGTCGGGGTTCTCGACCACGACGCGGGCACGGTCGAACGGTATGGAACCGTCGGATGGTGTCCGCAGGAACCCCTGCTCTACGATCGGTTGACCGTCTCTGAAACCTTCCGGCTCTTCGGCGCCGGGTACGGGATGAGTCGCGAGGAGATCGACGCGGCGAAGCAAAGACTGGCGGACGAACTCGACTTCGAGCAGTACCTTGACTACCGGGTCGACCAGCTTAGCGGTGGGAACCGACAGAAGGTCAACCTCAGCATCGCGTTGATGCACGACCCGGACGTTCTCATGCTCGACGAACCCTACACCGGGTTCGACTGGGAGACTTACCTGCGATTCTGGGACATGGCACAGGACCTCGCGGACGACGGCACTGCCGTCGTCATGATCTCCCACCTAATTGAGGAGCGGAGTCGCCTCGACCGCGTCTTCGAGGTGCGGAACGGACTGGTTCACGACGTGACCGACGAAGAGACCGAGAGCGAACTCAGGAGCGACCCGGAGGGGGAACATGAATAG
- a CDS encoding SHOCT domain-containing protein produces MSKERTSDGLLRIVLIVLAVIVLFPLLMMVFAMPMMGMMGWWWGGGMAGGLSPLWGIGMMLVWLVVLVGIGYLLYRGLVGGVGSSLTSDRALEELRVAYARGDLSDEEFEERRAKLTREESQ; encoded by the coding sequence ATGTCAAAAGAGCGCACGTCCGACGGCCTGCTCCGCATCGTCCTGATCGTCCTCGCGGTGATCGTCCTGTTCCCGCTGTTGATGATGGTGTTCGCGATGCCGATGATGGGCATGATGGGCTGGTGGTGGGGTGGTGGCATGGCCGGCGGCCTCTCACCGCTGTGGGGTATCGGAATGATGCTCGTCTGGCTCGTTGTCCTCGTCGGCATCGGCTACCTCCTCTATCGCGGCCTCGTCGGTGGTGTCGGGTCGTCGCTGACCAGCGATAGAGCACTCGAGGAACTCCGAGTGGCGTACGCTCGTGGCGACCTCTCCGACGAGGAGTTCGAGGAACGGCGTGCGAAACTCACCCGCGAGGAGTCGCAGTAG
- a CDS encoding helix-turn-helix domain-containing protein: MSSSGADHHLDDIAIRDTRVSDAIDEPMRAMILDILADEARTAGEVHDRLTDRGIERTENTVRHHINELRDSGLVDVVRFEEGRGGTTKYYHANTIVLSYSLPGSADAAVEEMTDAIQPQVTEALNHLTEEYEESIEEITTEMQPCDHCRNQKYETYVLLTVLRRAFVRAQRES, from the coding sequence ATGAGCAGTTCCGGTGCCGACCACCATCTCGACGACATCGCGATTAGGGATACCCGCGTTTCGGACGCCATCGACGAACCAATGCGAGCGATGATCCTCGACATACTGGCCGATGAGGCACGGACGGCAGGCGAGGTTCACGACCGACTCACCGATCGAGGGATCGAGCGGACCGAAAACACCGTTCGGCACCACATCAACGAACTCCGCGATTCCGGACTCGTAGACGTCGTCCGCTTTGAGGAGGGGCGTGGCGGCACGACGAAGTACTACCACGCGAACACGATCGTCCTCTCGTACTCACTACCGGGTTCGGCTGATGCCGCCGTGGAGGAGATGACGGATGCTATCCAGCCGCAGGTCACGGAGGCACTGAACCATCTCACGGAGGAGTACGAGGAATCTATCGAGGAGATCACAACGGAGATGCAGCCGTGTGACCACTGTCGGAACCAGAAGTACGAGACGTACGTCCTGCTGACCGTCCTGCGGCGAGCGTTCGTCCGCGCTCAGCGGGAATCGTAA
- a CDS encoding heavy-metal-associated domain-containing protein: MNETTQLRVMDFDCPTCASTVERALSNVDGVQNVKVHYTTGRVEIEYDDDVADPDAFAQAIENQGYTPQPA, translated from the coding sequence ATGAACGAAACGACCCAACTCCGTGTGATGGACTTCGACTGCCCGACCTGCGCGAGCACCGTTGAACGCGCCCTCTCGAACGTCGACGGCGTCCAGAATGTGAAAGTCCACTACACGACCGGCCGAGTCGAGATCGAGTACGACGACGACGTCGCTGACCCCGACGCCTTCGCACAGGCCATCGAAAACCAGGGCTACACGCCCCAGCCCGCCTAG
- a CDS encoding cation-translocating P-type ATPase yields the protein MNAQTITQYYRKNRKAIVTASSGLLYGGGWSLGHFTGFDTASAGILILAAIIGGYDIAKTAYYEVTNRTLGIKTLVTLAAIGAIVIGEYWEAAAVVFLFSLGSYLEGRTMRKTRTALQELLEMTPDTATVRRDGDLQEVPARDVEEGEVVIVKPGGKIPVDGSVVDGESAVNQAPVTGESAPVHKTDGDEVYAGTVNQEGALEVQTTGAGSDTTLERIIRRVEEAQEAQSPTESLIDRFAKYYTPAVIVLAIGAYAVTQNAILSLTLLVIGCPGALVIGPPVSIVSAIGNAARSGVLMKGGEHLERAGKIDLVAFDKTGTLTKGETTVADVEGFGVDDDEVISLAATAEKKSEHHLADAIVDAARDRPTAATDGGTAVAHSDAASAEHRSVPDPDDFDVVAGKGVVAHTDGHEVVVGNRALLDDRSIDIPDYIAEYVRGREERGETVVHVVRDGSIIGVIAMRDELREAAPGVVAALQDAGIETVMLTGDNERTASAVAGEVGIDEYRAELLPEDKQTVIEEYQADGHVVAMVGDGINDAPSLATADVGIAMGAAGTDTAIETADMALMADDLERIPYAVTLSKATRWNVLENVGLAVLTVTVLLAGVLTSYVTLAAGMLVHEASVLLVILNGMRLLRH from the coding sequence ATGAACGCACAAACGATCACACAGTACTACCGGAAGAACCGGAAAGCCATCGTCACGGCGTCCAGCGGCCTCCTCTACGGTGGCGGCTGGAGCCTCGGCCACTTCACCGGCTTCGATACAGCGAGTGCCGGTATTCTCATCCTCGCGGCGATCATCGGCGGCTACGACATCGCCAAAACCGCCTACTACGAGGTCACCAACCGAACGCTCGGCATCAAGACGCTCGTGACCTTGGCGGCCATTGGTGCCATCGTCATCGGCGAATACTGGGAAGCTGCCGCCGTCGTCTTCCTGTTCAGCCTCGGCAGCTACCTAGAAGGCCGGACGATGCGGAAGACCCGGACGGCCCTCCAGGAACTTCTGGAGATGACGCCCGACACGGCGACCGTCCGTCGCGACGGAGACCTCCAAGAAGTACCTGCCCGCGACGTCGAGGAGGGTGAAGTTGTCATCGTGAAACCGGGCGGAAAGATCCCGGTCGACGGGAGCGTCGTCGACGGCGAGAGTGCCGTCAATCAGGCCCCGGTCACCGGCGAGAGCGCGCCCGTTCACAAGACCGACGGTGACGAAGTCTACGCGGGGACGGTCAACCAGGAAGGCGCACTGGAGGTCCAGACGACGGGTGCGGGCTCGGATACGACGCTCGAGCGCATCATCCGCCGCGTCGAGGAGGCCCAGGAGGCCCAGTCGCCCACGGAGAGTCTCATCGACCGGTTCGCGAAGTACTACACCCCAGCCGTCATCGTGCTCGCAATCGGCGCGTACGCAGTCACGCAGAACGCGATCCTGTCGCTCACCTTGCTGGTCATCGGCTGTCCGGGCGCGCTGGTCATCGGACCGCCGGTCAGCATCGTCTCGGCCATCGGGAACGCCGCCCGGTCGGGAGTCCTGATGAAGGGTGGCGAACACCTCGAACGTGCCGGCAAGATCGACCTCGTTGCCTTCGACAAGACCGGCACCCTCACGAAGGGCGAGACCACCGTCGCCGACGTCGAGGGGTTTGGCGTCGACGACGACGAGGTAATCTCGCTCGCGGCGACTGCCGAGAAGAAAAGCGAACACCACCTCGCCGACGCCATCGTCGACGCAGCACGCGACCGTCCGACCGCCGCAACCGATGGCGGAACTGCGGTCGCCCATTCCGATGCCGCGAGCGCCGAACACCGGTCGGTTCCGGATCCGGATGACTTCGACGTGGTCGCCGGCAAGGGTGTCGTCGCCCATACGGACGGCCACGAGGTCGTCGTTGGGAACCGAGCGCTGCTCGACGACCGCAGCATCGACATCCCGGATTACATCGCCGAGTACGTCCGTGGCCGCGAGGAACGCGGTGAGACGGTCGTCCACGTCGTGCGAGACGGCAGCATCATCGGCGTGATCGCGATGCGCGACGAACTTCGAGAGGCCGCTCCTGGCGTCGTAGCGGCGCTTCAGGATGCCGGCATCGAGACGGTGATGCTCACCGGCGACAACGAGCGGACGGCAAGTGCCGTCGCAGGGGAAGTGGGCATCGACGAGTACCGCGCCGAACTCCTCCCCGAGGACAAACAGACCGTCATCGAAGAATACCAGGCCGACGGCCACGTCGTTGCGATGGTCGGCGATGGCATCAACGACGCGCCATCGCTGGCGACCGCCGACGTCGGTATCGCGATGGGCGCTGCCGGCACGGACACCGCCATCGAGACGGCGGACATGGCGCTGATGGCCGACGACCTCGAACGCATCCCGTACGCGGTCACACTCAGTAAAGCGACGCGCTGGAACGTCCTCGAGAACGTCGGGCTCGCGGTGCTGACCGTGACCGTCCTGCTCGCTGGCGTGCTCACCAGTTACGTCACGCTCGCCGCCGGGATGCTCGTCCACGAAGCCAGCGTTCTCCTCGTCATCCTCAACGGGATGCGACTGCTCCGACACTAA